A stretch of DNA from Yoonia sp. BS5-3:
TGGCCGCGCTGATCTGCTGACGCAGGTTTCGCGTGGGTCGGCCCATCTGGACGATCTGGATCTGAACCCGCTGCTGATTACCGTCGATGGCGCGCATAAGATCACCTATGATCGTGACCGCCCGCGCAATGCCGTGGATGACACGTTAGATGCGCAGATCGTGCAGGATGCCGCCCGCTTCCTGAATGATGGTGAGAAAATGCAGCTGGATTATGCTGTGCAAAACACACTGCGGACCATTGGAACGCGGACCTCTTCGCATATCGTGCAGCAATTTGGCATGCGCAATGCGTTGCAGCCTGATCACCTAACGGTCAAGCTGCGGGGCAGCGCGGGTCAATCGCTGGGTGCCTTTGCAGCGCCGGGTCTTAAGCTTGAGGTCTCGGGCGATGCCAATGACTATGTGGGCAAAGGTCTGTCGGGGGGCACAATTGTTGTGCGTCCACCGATGGTCAGCCCCCTGGTTGCCTCGGACAACACGATCATCGGGAACACGGTGCTTTACGGTGCGACTGACGGTTATCTTTTTGCCGCTGGCCGTGCGGGCGAACGCTTTGCTGTGCGCAATTCGGGCGCCACGGTTGTGATCGAGGGCTGCGGCACCAATGGTTGTGAATATATGACCGGCGGTGTCGCTGTGATCCTGGGTGAGATCGGGGCCAACTTTGGTGCCGGGATGACCGGCGGTATGGCCTATCTGTATGATCCAGACGGGCTAGCGCCCGAGCTGATGAATATGGAGACCCTTGTCGTCAATCCGGTGACCGTCGCCCATTGGCATGACCAGCTGAAGGGCCTGGTTGAGCGCCATGCCGCGGAAACAGGCAGTCGCAAGGCCGCCGACCTGTTGCAACATTGGGACATAGAGAAGGATAACTTCTTGCAAGTTTGCCCCAAGGAAATGCTGGTGCACCTGCCTCATCCGCTAAGTATCGAAGAAACGGCGATCCCCGCCGAGTAATAAAAACCCCGCCTTTTGGCGGGGTTTTCTTTTTGCATCAATGTATTGGGCGGCCGCACGCCCAAAGCCGCCCGATTTTCACGACAGGTTACACCCGGACCCGAAAGGGGAAAAATTGCGCGTTTGCGTATTCCCGCTTTGGGGAAAATACCGTGCTCTTTCCCTCTGAAAACATGGCGCGCTTGTTGTCATTTCCTTTCGTATTGGCGGCATCCCCGCCTTATGTGAAAGGACGACCAAATGAAAAAATTGGCAATTATCGTAGCATCGACCGCTCTTGCTGGTTTCGCAGGCGCATCCGCCCAAGCGCAAAGCACAGCATTCGAAAATCAGGATGCAGCCAGCGATGCTGTTGAAAACCTCGAAGAGCAAATCCGCGACGATCGTGACCGTGATCTTGAGCGGTTTGGCAATAGTGGACGTCGGATTGGATCTTATGGCTCGCTTTCGGCGCGGGCGACCAGCACCAACGATGACGAAGATGATGTCGTCGATCTGGGCATTGGCCTGCGGTTTGGCACATATGACGGCCTGAACGGCTATGACCTGTCGCTAAGCTACAACTATGGCGAAGCCGACGACGAAGAGACCCAGAACAACCTTCTGGCTGGTTTTGATTACCGCCGTGATTTGTCCAGCAACCTATTCGCCTTTGGTAAAGCAGACGTTACTTTTGACGGGCTGGCCGATGAAATTGGCGAATACGAATCTGACGTGTTTGTTGGGGCCGGTCTGGGTTACCGCATCTTCAATGATGCCGAGCGTCAGTGGTCTGTGCAGGCTGGTCCCGGTTACCGCGTGGCCCAGTTGGTTGACGAGGACGAGGTGCGCGAAGCCGCTGCCAGCCTGTCATCGAACTATTTCCAAAGCCTGAGCCAAACCAGCTACATCACCAATGACACTGATGTCATTGCATCAGAAGAAAGCGTTTTGGTGAATAACGAGCTGGCGCTAAGCGTGTCGATGACGGATGCGCTTGCTCTGCGCACCAGCCTGACCACGGCGTTTAACGACGCTACCGATGATGGTCTGGATGATGCCCGGAACACATTCGGCGTTTCTGTCGTGTATAACTTCCGTTAAGCACCGACTGATCCCAAAAAAGGGCGCGCCATCTGGTGCGCCCTTTGCCATTGGCGCATCAGTCCTCGCGCTTTCGCGCCGAAATCGGCGAAGCTTCTTGACGCTTTGACCCTCTCCATGGCTTATGGGGACGATGGCAGAGCGTAAGAAAACGGCAAAAAAACCGGCACGCAAACCGGCGGCCAAGAAACGGACCACAAAGAAAAAACGCCCGGGGCTATTGACCCGGATTTCGGTTTTTCTGCGCCGTTTGCTCTGGGGTGCCGTGTTTTCTGCGCTTGGTTTTGTGCTGATTGCGACCTTGATCTACGCCCTGATCGCCCCACCAACGACACCCTATATGTTCGGCGAAGGGCGGCGTTTGGGCGGCGTGACCCAAACCTGGGTCGATATGGAACAGATCGCCCCCGTCATGGCCCGCTCGGCGGTCGCGGCCGAGGATGCAAATTTCTGCCTGCATTGGGGCCTTGATGTAAACGCGATCCGTAATGCTGTGGAAAGCGGGCGCGGCGGGGCCTCGACCATTTCTCAGCAGGTCGTCAAGAATGTCTATCTGTGGCATGGCCGCAGTTGGCTGCGCAAAGCGATTGAGGCGCTCTGGACCCCGCTGACCGAAGCTGCGTGGAGCAAAAGACGCATCCTTGAGATTTATCTGAACGTCGCAGAGTTTGATGAAGGCGTCTTTGGCGTGCAGGCTGCTGCCCGTCACTATTTTGGTGTGGATGCAGCCGATCTGTCGGCAGTACAGGCCGCCCGCCTAGCCGCGATCCTACCTTCGCCCAAGAACCGCTCTGCCTCAAACCCTAGTCAATTCACCCGCAACCGCGCCCGCCAGATCATGAGCGGGGCTGCAACCATTGCAGCGGATGGGCGCGCGGATTGCTTTGAAACCTGACCTGCCCATTGATACAAACCGCCCGTTGCTGCATTGAAGTGTAAACCCTAGCCCAAGAGCCCGTGATGAACACGTTGTATCATTATCCGTTATCCCCGTTTTCCCGCAAAGTCCGCCTGTGTCTGGCCGAAAAGAAGATCGAGGTTGGGCTGGTCGAAGAACGTTATTGGGAAAAAGCCCCGGATTTTTTGCGGCGTAATCCTGCAGGCCAGGTGCCCGTGCTGAAAATGGGCAGCCGGACGATGTCTGACAGCGTCGCCATCTGTGAATATATCGACGAAACCCACCCCACCCCTGCGCTTTTGCCCAAAAACGCCGAGGCCCGCTGCGAGGCCCGCCGCTTGGTCGGTTGGTTTGATGATAAGTTCTATCATGAGGTCACCACGAAACTGACGGGCGAGCGTGTCTTTCGCAAAGTCATGGGCACCGGCTATCCCGATAGCACCAATGTCAAAGCGGGCGCCAAGGCGATCAAGTATCACCTTGATTACATGGCCTATCTTCTTGAAGACCGCCGTTGGCTTGCCGGCAATGATATGACCATGGCCGATTTTGCCGCAGCCGCGCAGCTGTCCTGTCTGGATTACACCAGCGATGTGGATTGGAACCGCCACGAATCCGTCAAGGATTGGTACGCCAAGATCAAATCGCGCCCGGCCTTCCGATCGATCCTTGCCGATGAAGTGCCCGGCTTTCAGCCTGCTGCGCATTATGCCGATCTTGATTTTTGATCTGACACTGCTGCCGGTCCGATGACCGACAAGCACGATCTGATCGCCTTCGCGACAGAGGCCGGATTTGCCAAGGTTGGGTTCTGCCGCCCTGATAGCGTGCCCGAAATCGCCGCGCGCCTGGCCGCCTTTGTGGATGCCGGGATGCATGGTCAGATGGCCTGGATGGCCGAGCGCATGCATTGGCGCGGCGATCCTGCAGCGCTGTGGCCTGCGGCGAAAACGGTTATCATGCTGGCCGAGCCTTACACCCCGACCCATGATCCAATGACGGTTCTTGGCCAACCCGACCGCGCCGCGATCAGCGTCTATGCCCAGGGGCGCGATTACCATGACATCGTCAAAAAACGCCTCAAACGGGTGGGCCGCTGGCTGATTGATCAGGTCCCAGGCGCCGAGATCAAAGTATTTGTCGATACCGCCCCTGTCATGGAAAAGCCGCTGGCCCAGGCCGCCGGGCTTGGATGGCAAGGCAAGCACACCAATCTGCTGGGTCGCGATTTAGGGTCTTGGTTCTTTCTCGGTGCCATTTTCACCACCGTTGATTTCCCCCCCGACGACGCCGAGATCAGCCATTGCGGGTCATGTACTGCCTGTTTGGATATATGCCCCACCGCCGCCTTTCCGGCGCCTTATCAACTCGATGCCCGCCGCTGCATTTCCTATTTGACCATCGAACATAAGGGCCCGGTGGATGAAACGCTGCGCGCCCGGATGGGCAATCGCATCTATGGCTGCGATGATTGTCTGGCCGTTTGCCCTTGGAACAAATTTGCCCAAGACGGCCGCGATGCCCGCTTTGCCGCCCGCGACGATCTGCAAGCCCCCCCATTGGCCGAACTTGCCGCGCTGGATGATCCCGGTTTTCGCAACCGCTTTTCAGGCTCGCCTATCAAGCGCATTGGCCGGGATCGCTTTGTGCGCAATGTGGCTTATGCCATTGGCAATTCGGGCGACCCCGCATTGCTGGGCGCAGTCTCACCTTTGGTTGATGATCCTGATACGGCAGTGGCAGACGCCGCGCGTTGGGCTATCTTGCGATTGCAGGAGGTAGCCCCATGATCCGAATTCTTGCCCTGATGATGTTTCCCGTCGCCGCATTTGCGCAGGTCGAACAAGGCCCACCCAATGCCGATTTCACGCCTGCTTTTCCCCAGCAGGTCCGCGCTCCGGCCTTGCCGGCGACCAATGTCAGCGTATCGGTCTTTGCCGATGATCTGGAAAACCCTTGGGGTATCGCGCCCTTGGGCAATGGCCAGTTTTTAGTGACCGAGCGTCCCGGCCGGTTACGTCTGATCAATGCGGATGGCACGGTCAGTACCCCTTTGCCGGGCTTGTCGGATATCGCCGATGAGGGCCAGGGCGGCTTATTGGATATTGCCGCCTCGCCCCGGTTCGCGCAGGACCGCATGATTTTCTGGACCTATGCCAAGCCAGTGCGCGGCGGTCTGGTGACCGCTGCAGCCCGCGGTGTTCTGAATGCCGATGGGCAGATCAGCGATGTTGCCGATATTTTTGTGCAGGATAACCCTGCCCGCAATGGCCGCCATTTTGGCAGTCGCATTATCCCGATGGCTGACGGCACGGTGTGGATCACAACAGGTGATCGCGGTGCGGGGGATGGCGGTACGCTGGTACAGGATGTTGAGACGACCCATGGTAAGGTTGTCCGCGTCAATGCCGATGGCTCTGCCCCTTCGGACAATCCATTTGTCGGGCGGGCGGGCAATGATCTGGTTTGGTCATTGGGCCATCGCAATATGCAAGGCGCGGCCATTGGCCCCGGCGGGCTTTGGACGATTGAGCATGGACCACGCGGCGGCGATGAGCTGAACCAACCCCAAGCCGGGCGTAATTACGGCTGGCCCGTTGTCAGCTATGGAATCAATTATCGCGGATCGGATGTGGGCGATGGGCTGGCCCGCGCCACAGGGTTTGAAGAGCCCGTCTATTACTGGGATCCTGTCATCGCCCCTGGTGGGATGATGTTTTACGATGGCCCCTATGCCGATTGGCAGGGTGATCTGTTGATTGCATCCTTGAACCCCGGCGCGCTGGTCCGCTTGAAACTAGAAGGTGGACGCGTTGTGGGTGAAGAGCGTTTGCTAACCGATATAGGCCGCGTCCGCGATGTTGAGGTTCTGGATGATGGATCCGTGCTGATCCTGACAGATTCCGGGCGCGGGCAGGTTCTGCGCATCACGCCCGGATAGGCCAGACTTAATTTGCGGGTGCTGCCTTGCGCGCTGCTGCGAAAGAAATCAGGCGGCGGCTTTTTTCATCCCAGAGGTCCAGACTGGCACATTTGAAGCTTTGCATGATGGTCATGCGGCTGATGTCGACCAGTTCGTTGTGATCGCGCAGCACCTCGGTCAGCCGGTAAAACGGAATGCGGCTATACAGGTGATGGACGTGATGAATGCCGATATTGGCTGTGAACCAGCGCAAGATCGGAGGCAGATCGTAGTGCGAGCTGCCGTAAAGTGCAGACTCATGCAATTGCCAATCCTCACGTTGGTCCCAATGGGTCGTTTCGAATTGGTGCTGGACGTAAAACAGCCAAACCCCGATCGATGCAGCGATCAAGGTGGTGGGCAAAAAGACCAAGAACAGGGCCTGTAACCCGCCAAAATAGACAATTGTACCCAGAATGGCGGCGATGGCCGCATTCGTGCCCATCGCACTGATCCAATATTCCCGCCCTTGTTTCATAAAGCCCAGCGGCAACCGGTTTTGCAAAATGAACAGATAGGTTGGCCCCAGCCCAAACATGACAAGCGGGTGCCGATATGCGCGGTAAAGCAGGCGTCCAAAGGCCGTGCGCTGGTGATATTCTTCGACCGTTAAGGTCATCACGTCACCAATGCCCCGATGATCAAGGTCACCCGCATGGCTGTGATGGATCGAATGGCTGCGCCGCCAAACATCGTAAGGGGTCAGCGTCACGACGCCTAGGGCCCGCCCGACCCAATCGCTGACATTGCGATTCCCAAAAAACGATCCATGACCGCAATCATGCTGGATGCAAAACAGGCGCAACAAAAACAGCCCGTTCAATGCCGAAATCAAGAAAGCGGCCAGATAGCTGTAATCAGCGACCCAACAGGCCAAAACCCATAAAACAACAAATGGAATCAGGCTAACCCCCAATTCAAAGCTGCTGCGAAGGCTGTTTGGTTCACGGTATTTCGCCAAGACCCGTACCCAATCGCGCGGCGTCATGTTTGTTCTCTCGGGGGATTTTTCCTGCATGAAACTCTTCTTATTCTGGTTTGGTATGAGATGCCTTAACGACATCCGGTAAACACCGAAAGAGGCTTCATTGTGTTAACCATGCGGCGTAGGCTGCCCAAAAAGAGGAAAACCTGCATGCAGCCGCTTCGTGGCATTCTGTTCAAGATCCTTTCGGTCTGCATGTTCATGGGCATGGCAAGTCTGATCAAAGCCGCATCGATTGAGGTGCCACCGGGCCAAGCCGTTTTTTTCCGGTCATTTTTTGCGCTTCCGATCATCTTTGGCTGGCTGGCGATGCGCGGCGATTTGCGCAATGGCTGGAAGACGCAGAAACCGATGGGTCATGTCTGGCGCGGCCTGGTCGGCACCTGTGCAATGGGGCTGGGATTTACCGGCCTTGGCTTACTGCCTTTGCCCGAAGTCACGGCCATCGGCTACGCCGCGCCGCTGCTGGTCGTCATCTTCGCGGCCATGTTTCTGAATGAAGAGGTGCGCGCCTTTCGTCTGTCCGCCGTGGCAATGGGTATGATCGGGGTCCTGATCGTTTTGTCCCCGCGCCTGTCGGTCGGGACAGGTTTGAACGTATCTGAGACATTGGGCGCCGTTGTTGTCCTCATGGGTGCCGTAATGGCTGCATTGGCGCAGGTCTTCGTGCGCAAGATGGTCGCGACTGAGACGACCGCCGCCATCGTCTTTTGGTTCACGATCACCTCAACAGTGATGTCGCTTTTCACGCTGCCCTGGGGCTGGGTTCTGCCCAGCTGGACCATGGCCGGACTGCTGATCATGGCAGGCTTGCTGGGCGGTCTGGGGCAAATTTTTCTGACCTCAAGCTATCGCTATGCAGATGCATCGCTGGTCGCCCCTTTTGATTACACCTCAATGATCCTGGCGTTGACGATTGGCTATTTCATCTTTGACGAAGCCCCATCGGCGACCATGTTATTTGGCGCCGGTATCGTCATTGCCGCAGGTGTTTTGATCATCTGGCGCGAACGGCGCCTGGGCCTGCAACGCGCCGAGCAGCGCAAGGCGACCGGGAATATTGGGGCCTAGTTAAAGCCCCTGCTCGGGTCGTTTGGCCGGTGTCAAACGCGCGCTCAGCGCGGCGAGTGTCCGCCGGATGCCCGGCGCAGATGGCGGCACTTGTAGGCCAAGTTGCGCATAGATTGGCCAAAGGTGGCGGGCATTGTCAGGCGACAGGCTGGGCGGCAAAAGCCGGGCCGCGCCACCTACCGGGTCAAGAAACCGTTTGGGAACCGAAAAAGGCAACGAGCCAGGCGGGCGCGCTGCGATCTTTTGGTTGATCCGCACCAATTGGCGGGGGTCAATGTCACGTTTGTCCACAGCAAGCTGATGATCGCGATAATAGCCCGCATCCCAATTGATCAAGAGCTGGGCGAATATGTCAGACGGCTCTGGCGCGGTGGGCAATGGGCGTGGCAGGTCAAGATAATGCCCCGGATCACTGCGATAAAACGCATGAACCGCGACGGCAAAATCGCATTGGGGCTGGTTAATCATCCAAGAGATCAGACCATCATGCTGCGGCCCTTTGCAACGCCGGATCGTATCCAGCCACAGCTCTTGCGGGGCGGATTTCAAAACGCGTTGCAATGCTGTTTCGGCCTTGGTTGGGGCGCGATGGGGGCTGGTGGCTTGGTTCATCGGCAGCTTAATTTGCCCATAGCAGGGCAAGAACTTTCCTTATCGGCGCGTGGATTGCTACCTAGGATTGTATATCGCGCGATGTGTCAAAATACTGTCGGGGCGACGAAAAATGATTCAACGGGCAATTTTTCCCTGAATCTGTTACAATTCCGCATCGGAAATGGAGGAGAAAATGGGCAAACATATTCTTGACCGACCGCAGATCGCATCACGCAATTGGCTGGGGCGGGCTGTTGCCATCGAACGGGCAGAACACCCGGACCCCACCAGCCTGAGCCTACAGCGCCGCAAACGCCATATCAGGCGATCCGCCCGATCACTGCACTACCTTCGCTTTGCGCGCAGGCAGGACGTCTAAGAAAAAAGGGGCCAGCGCTGGCCCCTTTATGCTGATTGCGACGGATTAACTGCGCACCAGCTTTTCGTATTCATCCGAGATGTCGCGGGTCATCGCGCCAACTTCGAAATTATAGTCCCCGATTTGACCGACCGGCGTCACCTCAGCGGCGGTGCCGGTCAGCCAGCATTGCTGGAAACCTTCCAGCTCTTCGGGCATGATCACGCGCTCATGCACTTTGATCTGGTGCTGTTCGAGCATGCCAATGACGGTTTGTCGGGTGATCCCGTTAAGGAACGCATCGGCAATAGGTGTATGCACTTCGCCATCTTTGACAAAGAAGATATTGGCGCCGGTCGCCTCGGCCACATATCCGCGATAATCAAACATCATCGCATCCGAACAACCTTTTGCCTCGGCTGCATGTTTGGACATGGTTGCAATCATATAAAGACCGGCGGCCTTGGCCTGCGAAGGGGCGGTTTCCGGGCTGGGGCGTTTCCATTTGGCGATGTCCAGCTTGGCGCCTTTCATCTTGGCGTCACCATAGTAATTGCCCCACTCCCAACAGGCGACCGCCATATGAACCGGGTTCTTGGCAGAGGCGACACCCATATCCTCGCCCGCGCCGCGCCAGGCAACAGCGCGCACATAGGCATCCGTCAGCCCGTTGGCGTCAAGCGCGGCCTGTTTGGCCGCTTCGATTTCATCAACCGTGTAAGGAATATCAAAATCGATCAGCTTGCCTGACGTGATCAGACGTTCGGAATGTTCGCGGGATTTGAAGATGTTACCGGAATAGCAACGCTCGCCCTCAAAAACGGACGAGGCGTAGTGCATCGCGTGGGTCAGGATGTGCACATTGGCGCTGCGCCAGTCGACCAGCTGGCCGTCCATCCAGATTGTCCCGTCTCTGTCGTCATAAGCGCCAGCCATATTCGCACTCCTAAATTTTGCATTTATTACGTAGGTAGGTCCGTTTCGGACATAATATTACGCAATTTCTGCAAATCGCTAACAGTTGATTCTTGGAATGTCAACAAAGCTGACGTATTGTGACCGGAAGAGTGAGGAGACAATCGATGAGCGACGGCTTGCAGCCACAAATGGGGCAAAGCCTGCTTTTTCTGACGGACGAACAGTTGCGCAAGGGGATTGAGGCGATGTTTTTCGCCTATCGCGGGTTCACGGCGGACCCCGATCGCATCCTGTCGCAAAAGGCTTATGGGCGGGCGCACCACCGCGCGATCCATTTTATCCATCGCAGTCCAGGCACAACGGTCAATAACCTTCTGTCTATCCTCGGGGTCACGAAACAATCGCTCAACCGCGTCTTGCGCACGTTGATCGAGGACGGTCTGGTGAAAAGCACCGTTGGCACGCGTGATAAACGCGAACGCCATTTGCACCTGACCGAAGAAGGTGCAGCGCTGGAACGCGCCTTGTCTGATGCCCAACGCGACAGGATGCGCGCCGCTTACCGCGCCGCCGGTCCTGCTGCAGTTGCCGGGTTCAGGCAAGTACTTGAAGCCATGATGGATGACGAGACCCGCCATCATTACGAGGCGATGAAGGATAAAGTTGAATGAATTCTGATGATGCACATTTGTTGATTGTTGACGATGACGAACGGATCCGCGGCCTTTTACAAAAATTCCTGATGCGATCTGGCTTTCTTGTCAGCACCGCCCGGGATGCGGCCCATGCAAGGCGGGTCCTTTCGGGGCTGGAATTTGATCTGATCGTGCTGGATGTGATGATGCCGGGCGAAGACGGTATGGCGCTTTGCCGGGATCTGCGCAAAACGATCACAACCCCGATCATGCTGCTGACCGCCAAAGGCGACACCGACGACCGGATCACCGGGCTTGAGGCTGGGGCCGATGATTATCTGGCCAAACCCTTTGAGCCCAAGGAACTGCTACTGCGGATCAACGCGATCCTGCGCCGCGTCCCGAATGCAGAACCCGCGGTCGTGCTGCCCAAAGTGCTGAACCTTGGCCCTGTGCGCTATGACATTGAGCGCGGCGAGATGTGGCAGGGCGATCAACTGGTCCGATTGACAGCCACCGAAAGCCAACTGATGCGCATCTTCTCAGGTTGCCCGGGCGAGGCTGTGACACGGGCACGTCTGGTCGAAGAGCTCAGCCGCTCTGGCGGGCAAACCCAGGAACGGGCTGTCGATGTACAAATCACCCGTCTGCGGCGCAAAATCGAGGCCGACCCAAAGCAGCCGCGCTATCTGCAAACAGTACGCGGCGCAGGATATATGCTGGCGCCTGAGTAAGCGGGTGCATCCGGCTGGGTGTTCACTTCAGACCGGTGAAAGACTGGTTTGAGCCCAGACACACCGATGCTGCACTCTGCATGAATGTCCGGTTCAACATAAAAGAATGGTGAACGTTGAAAAGCAACGAGTTCACAGACCTCTTTTGATGAAAGGATATTGCTTTGGGGGATTCAGCGCACGTTTTTGAGCGTAAAATCACTCACATTGCCTTGACGAAGATCAGCAGTTTTTGTCGGGCTCATCTCGAGCCGCGACCGTTTCAAAAACTGGTGTGTTTCAAACAATATGAGACCCCAAAGAACCGCAAAAATTGGTTCGGAGCCAAACAACGACATTAGTAGCTGCGGCCCCTTTACCAACCCAAAAAATGGCGAAACCATTGTGCCCGCGACAATGGACACACAAAACGTTATGTTAACCGCCCCTACACAAGCACGGGCGACGCCCAAAGCACCGGGACCACCCATCCAATTTCGGCACAGAAACAACCCACAAACAGTCATCAAACAGCCCAGCGAAACGATCCCAATGTCGCGCCACATAGGGCCGACTAGAGCGTCTCCCGCATGATTTACCAACGCGAACGTCAAGCCAGCCGACGCCGCGATGACTGCATAATAGGCGATCATGATTCCTTGCCGCGATTTATCAGAGCGATTGCTTTTGAATGATTGTGCTAACATCTGAATGTCCCCTGAATGATGTCGCGGCGCATTGGTTAACAGAAGGTTAACGGAATTTATCGGAATTCCGCGCGCAACGCAACAAAGCAGGAAAGGCAAGCCAGAAACTTGTATTATTTTAATATCACTCGCTCTTTGGCTTAGTGGCCTGATCCCGTTGCACGAGGCAAAACAGGATCTATACCAGCGCCATAAAATTACCTGAATTGAGTAGGAGTATTTTCGACGAAGAGGAAACGACATGATACTGAAGATTATTGGTGTAGCCTTCATTTTATGGGGCATCGCTGACCTAGTCGTTGGCCTGCAGGGCGGTGATATTTGGACTTACGTGAACTATAGGTTACCGGATACAATCTCAGAATATTCGCCCTACGTTGCGATGTTGATCGGTGCAGTGATCTTCGCCTTGAGCGGAGGCAGAAAAACACCACAGCGTTTCTAGTCAAATAGAGAGGTGTTGCGCGCAGCGGCTCTGGATCTCTAAATTGCTTACAAATCCGCGTCTAAGCAGCCATTAGGCGAAGCGGAAACGAAAGCTAACTCTGTCCCGCAGAGCAGTTAATTGAACCATTGCGACGCCGCCCCCCTTCAAAGCCAGCGCCAACCAACATGATTAAGGGCACCCGGTGCCGCCGATCCCGTCATGGCTGATCGCCTCGTCCTGCGTGCAGGTCGGCATGACAATGGGTGCGGCCAAGACGGGCGCGATCAGGGCCTCTTCTGAAAGACCATTTTCCTCTGTCGCCATCCGCGTCTCAGGCGGTATGC
This window harbors:
- a CDS encoding response regulator, whose protein sequence is MNSDDAHLLIVDDDERIRGLLQKFLMRSGFLVSTARDAAHARRVLSGLEFDLIVLDVMMPGEDGMALCRDLRKTITTPIMLLTAKGDTDDRITGLEAGADDYLAKPFEPKELLLRINAILRRVPNAEPAVVLPKVLNLGPVRYDIERGEMWQGDQLVRLTATESQLMRIFSGCPGEAVTRARLVEELSRSGGQTQERAVDVQITRLRRKIEADPKQPRYLQTVRGAGYMLAPE